In Pseudomonas saudiphocaensis, one DNA window encodes the following:
- a CDS encoding TAXI family TRAP transporter solute-binding subunit codes for MKGKSLAWIFSAALAGTCLSGAAQAQERFVTIGTGGQTGVYYVAGQSICRFVNRNAENLKCNAPASGGGVANVNGLRSGEFNFGIMQSDHQYKAMEGTVPFDKEGKMDDIRAVFSLQSEVFTVLARRDANIKGLDDLKGKRVNIGNPGSGQRDTLEEIMKEKGWNKSVFSLAAELKPAEQASALSDNNIDAMTYFVGHPNGAIQEATTTVDAVLVPITGPEIDKLLEEKSYYTKAEIPGGLYRGNDQPTQSIGGKAVLSTTAKVDADVVYQLVKSVFENIERFQRLHPAFKDLKPEDMIKVGLSAPLHEGAERYYKERGWL; via the coding sequence ATGAAAGGCAAATCCTTGGCATGGATATTTTCCGCCGCGTTGGCGGGGACTTGCCTGAGCGGTGCGGCTCAGGCGCAGGAACGTTTCGTCACCATCGGCACTGGCGGACAGACCGGTGTGTACTACGTTGCCGGTCAATCCATCTGCCGCTTCGTCAATCGCAACGCTGAGAACCTCAAGTGCAACGCTCCTGCCAGCGGTGGAGGTGTTGCGAACGTCAATGGCCTGCGCAGCGGCGAGTTCAATTTCGGCATCATGCAGTCGGACCACCAGTACAAGGCGATGGAAGGCACCGTACCCTTCGACAAGGAAGGGAAAATGGATGACATCCGCGCGGTCTTCTCCCTGCAGAGCGAAGTCTTCACCGTGCTGGCGCGTCGCGACGCCAACATCAAAGGCCTTGATGATCTCAAGGGCAAGCGTGTCAACATCGGTAACCCTGGCTCCGGTCAGCGCGATACGCTCGAAGAAATCATGAAGGAAAAGGGCTGGAACAAGTCGGTCTTCTCCCTTGCAGCCGAGTTGAAGCCGGCCGAGCAGGCCAGCGCCCTGAGCGACAACAATATCGACGCCATGACCTACTTCGTCGGTCATCCCAACGGCGCTATCCAGGAGGCCACTACCACCGTCGATGCAGTGCTGGTGCCCATCACCGGCCCGGAAATCGACAAGCTGCTGGAAGAGAAGAGCTACTACACCAAGGCTGAGATTCCCGGCGGCCTGTACCGTGGCAACGACCAGCCTACGCAGTCCATCGGCGGCAAGGCCGTGCTGTCCACCACTGCCAAGGTCGATGCCGACGTGGTTTACCAGTTGGTCAAGTCGGTGTTCGAGAATATCGAGCGCTTCCAGCGCCTGCACCCGGCGTTCAAGGACCTCAAGCCTGAGGACATGATCAAGGTCGGCCTGAGCGCACCGCTGCACGAAGGTGCCGAGCGCTACTACAAGGAGCGTGGCTGGCTGTGA
- a CDS encoding nucleoside recognition domain-containing protein, giving the protein MLNGLWLGFFLLAAVAALVRWLIGGDPAVFAAMVESLFAMARLSVEVMILLFGTLTLWLGFLRIAEKAGLVELLGRALGPLFARLMPEVPRGHPALGLITLNFAANGLGLDNAATPIGLKAMRSLQELNPSSTTASNAQILFLVLNASSLTLLPVSIFMYRVQQGAEDPTLVFLPILLATSASTLAGLLSVALMQRLRLWDPVVLAYLIPGALVLGAFMALLASLSSVALAQLSSLLGNLTLFGLIIAFLVVGALRKVQVYESFVEGAKEGFDVAKSLLPYLVAMLVAVGALRASGALEFGLDGIRWLIEALGWDTRFVDALPTALVKPFSGSAARAMLIETMQNHGVDSFPALVAATMQGSTETTFYVLAVYFGAVGIQRARHAVGCALLADLAGVVAAILVCYWFFG; this is encoded by the coding sequence ATGCTCAACGGCCTCTGGCTAGGCTTCTTTCTGCTTGCAGCAGTGGCTGCGCTGGTGCGCTGGCTGATCGGTGGCGATCCGGCGGTGTTTGCCGCGATGGTGGAGAGCCTGTTTGCCATGGCACGCTTGTCCGTGGAAGTAATGATCCTGCTGTTCGGCACACTGACGTTGTGGCTGGGCTTTCTGCGCATTGCCGAAAAGGCAGGGTTGGTCGAGCTGCTCGGTCGCGCTTTGGGGCCGCTGTTCGCCCGGCTGATGCCTGAAGTGCCGCGCGGTCATCCAGCGTTGGGGCTGATTACCCTTAACTTTGCCGCCAACGGCCTCGGGTTGGACAATGCCGCCACACCCATTGGCCTCAAAGCGATGCGCTCGTTACAGGAACTCAACCCCTCGAGTACCACCGCGAGCAACGCGCAGATTCTCTTTCTGGTGCTTAATGCCTCGTCGCTGACCTTGTTGCCGGTGTCGATCTTTATGTATCGCGTGCAGCAGGGCGCCGAAGACCCGACCCTGGTGTTTCTGCCGATCCTGCTCGCCACCAGTGCCTCGACGTTGGCCGGGCTGCTGTCGGTGGCGCTGATGCAGCGCCTGAGGCTGTGGGACCCGGTGGTGCTGGCCTATTTGATCCCAGGCGCGCTGGTGTTAGGCGCCTTTATGGCGCTGCTGGCCAGCCTATCGTCGGTAGCTTTGGCACAGCTGTCGTCGCTGCTGGGCAACCTCACCCTGTTCGGTCTGATCATTGCGTTCCTGGTGGTCGGTGCCTTGCGCAAGGTTCAGGTGTACGAGAGCTTCGTCGAGGGCGCCAAGGAGGGCTTCGACGTAGCGAAAAGCCTGCTGCCCTACCTGGTTGCGATGCTGGTGGCGGTCGGCGCTTTGCGCGCCTCGGGGGCGCTGGAGTTCGGCCTCGACGGCATCCGCTGGCTGATCGAGGCGCTGGGCTGGGATACGCGTTTCGTCGATGCGCTGCCCACTGCCCTGGTCAAACCGTTCTCCGGCAGCGCGGCACGCGCGATGCTGATCGAAACCATGCAGAACCATGGCGTCGACAGTTTCCCCGCGCTGGTCGCGGCCACCATGCAGGGCAGCACCGAAACCACCTTCTATGTGCTGGCCGTGTATTTCGGTGCGGTCGGCATCCAGCGCGCCCGACATGCGGTGGGCTGCGCACTGTTGGCTGACCTTGCCGGCGTGGTGGCGGCAATCCTGGTCTGCTATTGGTTCTTCGGCTGA
- a CDS encoding DUF1328 domain-containing protein — MLSWAITFLIIAIIAAVLGFGGIAGTATGIAKILFVVFLVLFVASLIFGRGRGPRV; from the coding sequence ATGCTGAGTTGGGCCATTACATTCCTGATAATTGCAATCATTGCTGCCGTCCTTGGGTTCGGCGGTATCGCGGGTACTGCAACAGGTATTGCCAAGATCCTGTTCGTGGTCTTCCTGGTGCTGTTCGTAGCATCGCTGATTTTCGGTCGAGGTCGCGGGCCACGTGTCTAA
- a CDS encoding ferritin-like domain-containing protein, with translation MNQNMTELNELIEITRDGQHFYQHAMAEVKDVELQHLFRDMAQAKTHIIQALSVKVAAHQEQPAQGGTLAGKLREMYADTKARLGDTDAVYVDQLDQTEERILAAFEDALTNAEPDVRALLAIELPKIRACHERMHRLNHGGQR, from the coding sequence ATGAATCAGAACATGACGGAGCTCAACGAGCTCATCGAGATCACGCGAGACGGCCAGCATTTCTACCAGCATGCGATGGCAGAGGTTAAGGACGTCGAACTGCAACACCTGTTTCGCGATATGGCGCAGGCCAAGACGCACATCATTCAGGCGCTATCGGTGAAAGTCGCAGCGCATCAGGAGCAGCCCGCCCAAGGTGGCACCCTGGCGGGTAAGTTGCGTGAAATGTATGCCGACACCAAGGCTCGGCTCGGCGATACCGACGCGGTCTATGTGGACCAGCTGGATCAGACCGAGGAGCGCATTCTGGCTGCTTTCGAGGACGCGCTGACCAATGCCGAGCCGGATGTGCGTGCACTGCTGGCCATCGAGCTGCCGAAGATCCGCGCGTGCCACGAGCGCATGCACCGACTCAATCACGGCGGTCAGCGTTAG
- the algB gene encoding sigma-54-dependent response regulator transcription factor AlgB produces MDQTSDTDGRILLVDDEAAILRTFRYCLEDRGYTVVTAASAAQAEAVLQRQVFDLCFLDLRLGEDNGLDVLQQMRILAPWMRVVIVTAHSAVDTAVDAMQAGAADYLVKPCSPEQLRLAAAKQLEVRQMAARLEALEGEMPKRNDALGSHSPAMMGVLETARQVADTDANILILGESGTGKGEVARAIHNWSRRAKKAFITINCPSLSAELMESELFGHNRGAFTGATESTLGRVNQADGGTLFLDEIGDFPLALQPKLLRFIQDKEYERVGDPVTRRADVRILAATNLNLEEMVREGKFREDLLYRLNVITLNLPPMRERPEDVLALAERFLAFFVKNYGRPARGFSDAAIAALKSYRWPGNVRELRNVVERASIICPKEMIEVSHLGLAEQTTGSAPRIGEALSLEALERAHIAGVLSTADTLDQAARTLGIDASTLYRKRKQYGL; encoded by the coding sequence ATGGATCAAACGAGCGACACCGATGGCCGTATTCTCCTGGTCGATGATGAGGCCGCCATCCTGCGCACCTTCCGCTATTGCCTGGAAGATCGCGGCTATACGGTGGTAACGGCCGCCAGCGCCGCGCAAGCCGAGGCCGTACTGCAACGCCAGGTATTCGACCTATGCTTTCTGGACCTGCGCCTGGGCGAAGACAACGGTCTGGATGTGCTCCAGCAGATGCGCATCCTCGCGCCCTGGATGCGCGTGGTGATCGTTACCGCCCACTCGGCGGTGGATACGGCGGTGGACGCCATGCAGGCGGGCGCAGCAGATTATCTGGTCAAACCCTGTAGCCCCGAACAGTTGCGCCTTGCCGCCGCCAAGCAACTCGAAGTGCGGCAGATGGCGGCACGTCTCGAAGCGCTGGAAGGCGAGATGCCCAAGCGCAACGATGCGCTGGGCTCCCATAGCCCCGCCATGATGGGTGTACTTGAGACTGCCCGGCAGGTGGCGGATACCGATGCCAACATCCTTATTCTCGGTGAGTCCGGCACCGGCAAGGGCGAAGTAGCGCGCGCGATCCACAACTGGAGCCGGCGCGCGAAGAAGGCGTTCATCACCATCAATTGCCCCTCGCTCTCAGCCGAGCTGATGGAAAGCGAGCTGTTCGGGCACAACCGCGGCGCTTTTACCGGTGCCACCGAGAGCACCTTGGGGCGGGTCAACCAGGCCGATGGCGGCACCCTGTTTCTCGACGAAATCGGCGACTTCCCCCTGGCCCTGCAACCCAAGCTGCTCAGGTTCATCCAGGACAAGGAATATGAGCGGGTCGGCGACCCGGTCACGCGTCGGGCCGATGTACGCATTCTGGCCGCAACCAACCTGAACCTCGAAGAAATGGTCCGAGAAGGCAAGTTCCGCGAGGATCTGCTCTATCGCCTCAATGTCATCACCCTCAATCTGCCGCCCATGCGCGAGCGGCCCGAGGACGTGCTGGCACTGGCCGAACGGTTCCTGGCCTTCTTCGTCAAGAACTATGGGCGACCGGCGCGCGGCTTCAGTGACGCCGCCATCGCTGCACTGAAAAGCTATCGCTGGCCTGGCAACGTGCGCGAACTGCGTAACGTGGTCGAGCGCGCCAGCATCATCTGCCCGAAGGAAATGATCGAGGTCAGCCACCTGGGTCTGGCCGAACAGACCACCGGCAGCGCACCAAGAATTGGTGAGGCACTCAGCCTTGAAGCGCTGGAAAGAGCGCATATCGCTGGCGTACTGAGCACCGCCGACACCCTCGACCAGGCAGCCCGGACGCTGGGTATCGATGCCTCCACCCTGTACCGCAAGCGCAAGCAATACGGCCTATGA
- a CDS encoding KinB sensor domain-containing domain — MKLQMKLRTRLFLGFSALMTVALLGLVLALVSVVQMAQSQEKLIRDNFSVIEINQQLRQALGNHLLILVREQYDSEALDESSRIFQNALAKGLAEATQDSDYQSYQNIGNAYASFLAEVRSAPAAELTLLEDNTLSQSFNQVRELMVAMQQNAYDQIRDTEMRSRERSQLLAGLLGLTGVAVLLIGFVTAHGFARRLGDPIEQLSRVADQIGRGDFNISLPATPIAELSTLIRRFGLMSQALHQFKQTNVEALINGQQRLQALLDSIDDGLLIIDRQGRLEHANPVAQRQLAWEDEHIGSTLGQALGHPELDVTAQQVLADKPLSGPPQDLIIEADGERRLLAWRISPVNHHNGRISGAVMVLHDVTDQRTFERVRNEFVLRASHELRTPVTGMQMAFSLLHERIRQPAGSREAELFETVREEMQRLVTLINDLLNFSRYQSGQQKLEPTPCDAGRLLSEARQRFLATAAQSNIEITLELQSPLPTLLLDQQQMERVFDNLLSNALRHTPEGGEIRLLARHHGERVILSVEDNGEGIPYSQQTRIFEPFVQIGRRRGGAGLGLALCKEIVQLHGGRIGVHSRIGHGTIFYMALPV; from the coding sequence ATGAAACTCCAGATGAAGCTGAGAACCCGGCTGTTTCTGGGTTTCTCGGCGCTGATGACCGTCGCGCTGCTGGGCCTGGTGCTGGCGCTGGTCAGCGTGGTGCAGATGGCGCAGAGCCAGGAAAAACTGATCCGCGACAACTTCAGCGTCATTGAAATCAACCAGCAGCTGCGCCAGGCGCTCGGCAACCACCTGCTCATCCTGGTGCGCGAGCAGTACGACAGCGAGGCGCTCGACGAATCCAGCCGGATCTTCCAGAACGCACTGGCCAAGGGCCTGGCCGAGGCGACGCAGGACAGCGACTACCAGAGCTACCAGAACATCGGCAACGCCTACGCCAGCTTCCTCGCCGAAGTGCGCTCCGCCCCCGCTGCGGAGCTGACACTGCTCGAAGACAACACCCTGAGCCAGTCCTTCAATCAGGTGCGCGAGCTGATGGTCGCCATGCAGCAGAACGCCTACGACCAGATCCGCGATACCGAAATGCGCAGCCGCGAGCGCTCGCAGCTGCTGGCCGGGCTGCTGGGCCTGACCGGCGTGGCGGTGCTGCTGATCGGTTTCGTCACCGCGCACGGCTTCGCGCGCCGCCTCGGCGATCCCATCGAGCAGTTGTCCAGGGTCGCCGACCAGATCGGGCGCGGCGACTTCAATATCAGCCTGCCGGCCACCCCCATCGCCGAACTGTCCACGCTGATCCGGCGCTTCGGCCTGATGTCGCAGGCCCTGCACCAGTTCAAGCAGACCAACGTCGAAGCCCTGATCAACGGCCAGCAGCGCCTGCAGGCGCTGCTCGACAGCATCGATGACGGCCTGCTGATCATCGACCGTCAGGGGCGCCTGGAACATGCCAACCCGGTCGCACAGCGACAGCTGGCCTGGGAAGACGAGCACATCGGCTCGACGCTGGGCCAGGCCCTGGGTCACCCCGAACTGGACGTGACGGCGCAGCAGGTGCTGGCCGACAAACCACTGTCCGGCCCACCGCAGGACCTGATCATAGAGGCCGACGGTGAACGCCGGCTGCTGGCCTGGCGCATCAGCCCGGTGAACCACCACAACGGTCGCATCAGCGGAGCGGTGATGGTGCTGCACGACGTCACCGACCAGCGCACCTTCGAGCGGGTGCGCAACGAATTCGTATTGCGCGCCTCCCACGAGTTGCGCACCCCGGTAACCGGTATGCAAATGGCCTTCAGCCTGCTGCACGAACGCATCCGCCAGCCGGCCGGCAGCCGCGAGGCCGAGCTGTTCGAGACCGTGCGCGAAGAGATGCAGCGCCTGGTCACCCTGATCAATGATCTGCTGAATTTCTCGCGTTACCAGAGCGGCCAGCAGAAGCTTGAACCCACCCCTTGCGATGCCGGCCGGCTGCTCAGCGAAGCTCGGCAACGCTTCCTCGCCACCGCAGCGCAGAGCAACATCGAGATCACCCTGGAACTGCAGTCGCCGCTGCCCACCCTGCTGCTCGATCAGCAGCAGATGGAGCGGGTCTTCGACAACCTGCTCAGCAATGCTCTACGCCACACTCCGGAAGGCGGCGAGATTCGCCTGCTCGCCCGGCACCATGGAGAGCGGGTGATTCTCAGCGTCGAGGACAATGGCGAAGGCATTCCCTACAGCCAGCAGACACGGATCTTCGAACCCTTCGTGCAGATCGGTCGCCGGCGCGGCGGCGCCGGGCTGGGGCTGGCGCTGTGCAAGGAGATCGTCCAATTGCATGGGGGCCGCATCGGCGTGCATTCACGGATCGGCCACGGGACGATCTTCTACATGGCTCTGCCGGTCTGA
- a CDS encoding N-acetylmuramoyl-L-alanine amidase: protein MKRVLALGLCMLLAGCASGPRIDTRHTSVGHDSRVQFIVLHYTSSDLERSLDILKGDGVSSHYLIGESPATIYQLVDENRRAWHAGDSQWRGRTWLNSSSIGIELVNRGYIEGEQGRLWYPYSDAQIDALIVLLKDIMQRHGLKPGAIIGHSDIAPQRKVDPGPLFPWKRLADAGLLPWPDAAVVARQRSLYALQLPDIAWFQAQLAEQGYKVPEHGQLDSETRNVIAAFQMKYRPTRFDGEPDAETAAILAALSANPD, encoded by the coding sequence ATGAAAAGAGTCTTGGCCTTGGGCCTGTGCATGTTGCTGGCCGGCTGCGCCAGTGGCCCTCGAATCGACACGCGACATACCTCTGTGGGCCATGACAGCCGTGTGCAGTTCATTGTGCTGCACTACACCTCGAGTGACCTGGAGCGCTCGCTGGATATCCTCAAGGGCGATGGCGTCAGCAGCCACTATCTGATCGGCGAGTCGCCGGCGACCATCTACCAGCTGGTGGACGAGAACCGCCGGGCCTGGCATGCCGGCGACAGCCAGTGGCGGGGCCGGACCTGGCTCAATTCCAGTTCGATTGGTATCGAGCTGGTCAATCGAGGCTATATCGAGGGGGAGCAGGGCCGGCTCTGGTATCCCTATTCCGATGCGCAGATCGATGCGCTGATCGTGCTGCTCAAGGACATCATGCAGCGCCACGGGCTAAAGCCCGGCGCCATCATCGGGCACAGCGACATCGCTCCGCAGCGCAAGGTCGATCCTGGTCCCCTGTTTCCCTGGAAGCGTCTGGCCGACGCGGGGCTGTTGCCCTGGCCGGATGCCGCCGTAGTTGCTCGGCAGCGGAGCCTGTATGCGCTGCAATTGCCGGATATAGCCTGGTTCCAGGCGCAGCTTGCGGAGCAGGGCTACAAGGTGCCGGAGCATGGTCAGCTGGATTCTGAGACGCGCAATGTCATCGCGGCTTTTCAGATGAAGTACCGGCCGACCCGCTTCGATGGTGAGCCCGATGCCGAAACGGCAGCGATTCTGGCGGCGCTGAGCGCAAACCCTGACTAA
- a CDS encoding GGDEF domain-containing protein, with protein MNEEASRWREKYLQSLEQQEQQEALWNTRLDLLRRSLVRSSFAVEGADPVVEKCMRDLRDVLRDEDLDHGLAELVPRLERAVLDTERNKQERIERLALGLQRLTTQLLALPLPSEVRKPLKIYARKIRKGALQPRDLPALLGELAGLQDRALTLQLADQPRNLSLFSRLFGQRDMAAASVVAEQGAAVAPEAVAADAQLEPEATEAVEFAAPQPVAQLVGEAPSDAPEALDRYEPIALPMVADPDELPEPTEEVSSEADGLVGTGEAQGYVLPATPEQAYSAIAERVEAMLFGLLDDLQQCEAQREQAQALRERIQRGLNWYELVPLLDDLAQLMIAVANQSQREFENYLQLLNERLAGMQESLGATHDGHARSREAAQALDEELRQQVGGLQSSVLQAEDLPSLKQGVQARLDALLATVDVYERQRSVHEKQLAERLNTLVERVANLEQAATGLRLHLAEQRKKALHDPLTDLPNRAAWDERLEMEVARQQRYGGQLLLAVLDVDHFKRINDSFGHLAGDRVLKIIANELRKRLRKTDFIARFGGEEFALLLPETPLEAGQQLLESLRQGIQNCPFHFKGERIDVTLSGGLAAFAEAERAEHVFERADRALYRAKGAGRNRIEIA; from the coding sequence ATGAACGAAGAAGCGTCGCGCTGGCGGGAAAAGTACCTGCAATCGCTGGAACAGCAGGAACAACAGGAAGCCCTTTGGAACACCCGTCTCGATCTGTTGCGTCGCAGCTTGGTGCGCAGCAGTTTTGCGGTCGAGGGCGCCGACCCTGTGGTCGAAAAGTGCATGCGCGACTTGCGCGATGTGCTGCGCGACGAGGATCTGGATCACGGCCTGGCGGAGCTGGTGCCGCGCCTTGAGCGTGCCGTACTGGATACCGAGCGCAACAAGCAGGAACGCATTGAGCGTCTGGCGCTTGGCTTGCAGCGGCTGACCACGCAGTTGCTGGCCCTGCCATTGCCCAGCGAAGTGCGTAAACCACTGAAGATCTATGCACGCAAGATCCGCAAAGGTGCGTTGCAACCGCGCGATCTGCCGGCCCTTTTGGGCGAGCTGGCCGGATTGCAGGACCGCGCGCTGACCCTGCAACTGGCGGATCAGCCGCGCAATTTGAGCCTGTTCAGCCGGCTCTTTGGCCAGCGTGATATGGCCGCTGCCAGCGTCGTGGCCGAACAGGGGGCGGCCGTTGCACCCGAGGCAGTAGCTGCCGATGCCCAGCTTGAACCGGAAGCAACGGAAGCAGTGGAATTTGCTGCGCCGCAGCCTGTGGCGCAGCTCGTCGGAGAAGCACCTTCGGACGCTCCCGAGGCGCTCGATCGCTACGAACCCATTGCCTTGCCGATGGTTGCTGACCCTGACGAGCTGCCGGAGCCCACGGAAGAGGTGAGCTCGGAAGCGGATGGGTTGGTCGGCACCGGCGAGGCGCAAGGTTATGTTTTGCCCGCCACACCGGAGCAGGCCTACAGCGCCATCGCCGAACGTGTGGAGGCGATGCTGTTCGGTCTGCTCGACGATCTGCAGCAGTGCGAGGCGCAGCGGGAACAGGCGCAAGCCCTGCGCGAGCGAATCCAGCGAGGTCTGAACTGGTACGAGCTGGTACCGCTGCTGGACGACCTGGCGCAGCTGATGATCGCCGTGGCCAACCAGAGCCAACGCGAGTTTGAAAACTATCTGCAATTGCTCAACGAGCGCCTGGCGGGCATGCAGGAAAGTCTCGGGGCGACGCATGACGGCCATGCACGCAGCCGGGAGGCTGCACAGGCGCTGGATGAAGAGTTGCGCCAGCAGGTCGGGGGGTTGCAGAGCAGCGTGCTTCAGGCTGAGGATCTGCCCAGCCTCAAGCAGGGCGTACAGGCGCGGCTGGACGCTTTGCTGGCAACCGTCGACGTCTATGAGCGCCAGCGCAGTGTGCATGAAAAGCAGCTGGCTGAGCGCCTCAATACTCTGGTCGAGCGGGTCGCGAATCTTGAACAGGCTGCCACTGGCTTGCGCCTTCACCTCGCCGAGCAGCGCAAGAAAGCCCTGCATGATCCGCTCACCGACCTGCCCAATCGTGCGGCCTGGGATGAGCGCCTGGAAATGGAAGTCGCCCGCCAGCAGCGCTACGGCGGGCAACTGCTGTTGGCAGTCCTGGATGTCGATCATTTCAAGCGCATCAATGACAGCTTCGGCCATCTGGCTGGTGATCGGGTGCTGAAGATCATCGCCAACGAGCTGCGCAAGCGCTTGCGCAAGACCGATTTCATCGCCCGTTTCGGCGGCGAGGAGTTCGCCTTGCTGCTGCCCGAAACGCCGCTTGAGGCTGGTCAGCAACTGCTCGAAAGCCTGCGCCAGGGCATTCAGAACTGCCCGTTTCACTTCAAGGGCGAACGCATTGACGTGACCCTGTCTGGCGGCCTTGCCGCCTTCGCCGAGGCGGAGCGTGCGGAGCATGTGTTCGAGCGTGCCGACCGCGCGCTCTACCGGGCCAAGGGTGCCGGGCGTAACCGTATCGAGATAGCTTGA
- a CDS encoding endonuclease/exonuclease/phosphatase family protein, with protein sequence MLRRWSSPRLAGPGQTRVNSQCLDASGLPCDGRLRLLSFNIQVGISTERYHHYLTRSWQHLLPHAGRANNLQRIGELLGNYDLVALQEADGGSLRSGYVNQVEHLAQLGAFPYWYQQLNRNLGRFAQHSNGVLSRLEPQGLEDHPLPGPSGRGAILLKFGEGEDALVVVVMHLALGGGTRSRQLAYIRELIGGYRHQVLMGDMNTHATDLLENSPLRDLGLQAPQIAATFPSWRPQRCLDHILLSPSLTLERVDVLSHAISDHLPVAVEIRLPDSLRGDTFPVPLDKAQ encoded by the coding sequence ATGTTGCGTCGTTGGAGTTCACCGCGTTTGGCCGGCCCCGGACAGACGCGGGTCAATTCCCAGTGCCTGGATGCTAGCGGGCTACCTTGCGATGGACGGCTGCGGCTGCTCAGTTTCAACATCCAGGTGGGGATCAGTACCGAGCGTTACCACCACTACCTGACCCGCAGCTGGCAGCATCTTTTGCCCCATGCCGGGCGTGCCAACAATCTGCAGCGTATCGGTGAGCTGCTCGGCAATTACGATCTGGTGGCCCTGCAGGAAGCCGATGGTGGCAGCCTGCGCTCGGGTTATGTCAATCAGGTAGAGCATCTGGCGCAGCTGGGTGCCTTTCCGTACTGGTATCAGCAGCTCAACCGCAACCTTGGCCGCTTCGCCCAACACAGCAACGGCGTACTCAGCCGCCTGGAGCCGCAAGGGCTTGAGGACCATCCTCTGCCGGGCCCATCGGGGCGTGGCGCAATTCTGCTCAAGTTCGGCGAGGGCGAAGATGCCCTGGTGGTGGTGGTCATGCATCTCGCGCTGGGCGGTGGTACCCGGAGCCGTCAGTTGGCCTATATCAGAGAGCTGATTGGCGGCTACCGTCACCAGGTGCTGATGGGCGACATGAACACCCATGCCACCGATCTGTTGGAAAACTCGCCCCTGCGAGACCTTGGCCTGCAGGCACCGCAGATCGCCGCAACCTTTCCCAGCTGGCGCCCGCAGCGCTGCCTGGACCATATCCTGTTGAGCCCGAGCCTGACGCTCGAGCGTGTCGATGTGCTGTCCCATGCGATATCCGATCACCTGCCGGTGGCAGTGGAGATTCGCCTGCCCGACTCGCTGCGCGGCGATACCTTCCCGGTCCCTCTGGACAAGGCGCAATGA
- a CDS encoding thiol:disulfide interchange protein DsbA/DsbL: MRTLMLSAIIAAVGLFGLTAHAQEFRAGKEYVELAAPVPVSEPGKIEVVELFWYGCPHCYQFEPVINPWVEQLPEDVDFKRVPAMFGGIWNLHGQLFLALESMNVEQSVHDAVFSAYHNEGNKLDTPEKMADLLAKNGVDREAFLKAFNSFGVKGRAEQAKKLGMAYQITGVPVLVVNGKYRFDLGSAGGPQRTLEVADFLIEKERAAR; this comes from the coding sequence ATGCGCACACTCATGCTCAGCGCCATCATTGCTGCTGTCGGTCTGTTCGGTCTCACTGCCCACGCCCAGGAGTTCCGTGCCGGCAAGGAGTACGTCGAACTGGCGGCACCAGTGCCGGTGTCCGAGCCGGGCAAGATCGAAGTCGTCGAGCTGTTCTGGTACGGCTGCCCCCATTGCTATCAGTTCGAGCCGGTCATCAACCCTTGGGTAGAGCAGCTCCCTGAGGATGTGGACTTCAAGCGAGTCCCTGCCATGTTCGGTGGGATCTGGAACCTGCACGGCCAGCTGTTCCTCGCGCTCGAGTCGATGAATGTCGAGCAGAGCGTGCATGATGCGGTGTTCAGCGCCTACCACAATGAAGGCAACAAGCTGGATACCCCTGAAAAAATGGCCGACCTGCTGGCCAAGAACGGCGTTGATCGCGAGGCCTTCCTTAAAGCTTTCAATTCCTTCGGCGTAAAAGGCCGGGCGGAGCAGGCCAAGAAACTCGGAATGGCCTATCAGATCACCGGTGTGCCGGTGTTGGTGGTCAATGGCAAATACCGCTTTGACCTCGGGTCGGCCGGCGGCCCTCAGCGTACGCTGGAAGTTGCTGACTTCCTGATCGAAAAAGAACGCGCAGCCCGGTAA